In the Pelmatolapia mariae isolate MD_Pm_ZW linkage group LG10_11, Pm_UMD_F_2, whole genome shotgun sequence genome, ttgtgtgtatgtggggACTGGAGATAATGGAGTTTGAGGAGCTGAAGGTCATAACTGAAGGAATGGCGATTAGACTGGGCTCTGTGGTGAGATAATCAGAGccacaaaagaaataaagagaagGAGAGCTCGAAAAGGGTGTTCAGACTGATCATAAAAACTTGAGAAGAGCCTTCAGCACCGCAAGCTAATACCATGCCTGCTTTTAGCAGATGTTCTCGAGGACTTGAGTGAGGACACCACAGAGCATCTCCTGTTAGAGCCAGGCAACGTCCTAAAACTGCGCTGTGACATGAGCACCCGGCCCGGCATGGCTGTAAACTGGTACAAGGAGGGTGCACGTGTTCTGCCCACACCCCGGATCCAGATGCGAGGCGCCATCATGGAAATCACAGACGTAACATATGAAGATTCAggtgtttatgtttgtgttctCCGGGGATCCAAAGAGCCTGTGAGGAACTTCACTATCACTGTGGCAGGTAAGAGCACCCACAGTGCAGTTTTGATGCTTTACTggattttttatatataaagtcactggtttaaaaaaaaaaaagcttttaagtaATAAGGATTAGAGGCAGCCATAAATGGTTTTTGACATGTCTTCATCTCAGACTCGCTGGGATCTGGGGACGACGATGAGGACAACGACTTGGAGGATTCTTCAGCTGAGATTGAAAATGACCAAGTTTACTTCTACAGAGGTAAAATTGCTGTTTATTTAGCAGCTGCATTTCTTGAATTTTGTGCTATAACGGCTTATTAGCAGTTCTTTGTCTGTGCAGGACCGTATTGGACACATCCCCAGCGTATGGAGAAGAAACTCTATGCTGTTCCTGCAGGAAACACAGTGAAGTTTCGTTGTCCAGCTATGGGTAGCCCCATGCCGAGCATCCGCTGGCTCAAAAATGGACGAGAATTTAGAGGAGAGCATCGCATTGGAGGCATCAAGGTGACGAAGGTTACAGTTTGTCATCTCGTGCGACATAAAcagattgtgtttttatttgctctCTTATTCATATAATTTTGTACTTCCTCTGCCAGCTACGACACCAGCACTGGAGCCTGGTGATGGAAAGTGTTGTGCCCTCAGACAGAGGAAACTATACCTGTGTGGTAGAGAACAAATATGGCTCCATCAGTCACAGCTATGTTCTTGATGTTCTGGGTAAGACATGAAAGATCATGCTTCTCATATTTAATGttcatatttaaaaagtaaaataaacaaaaaagcataTCTTGTGACATCTAGAGTGAAGAACATAACCCTTACACGAGTAAGCACTAAACTAAAGccataaataacagaaaatctttATTGGTTGGATTATACAATCTGGCTGAAAAGCATTGGTCAGCACAAAAAAGCAGAATTTCTTCAAATTTAAGGCTCCAGTCTGAGAGAGGAGATAACTGAGCGGGTGAGCAAATGGTGACAGGGGTGCCTGGTGTCGGGCTGCGGCGGGCAGGATGTGGATGGTCAGACTTCCACTCCAGTTTTCTACCTGACTTGTGACAAGAGATCGAGCAGTGCTGCGGtttgtttgttcgtttgttCGCTGTCTCTCCACCGCAGGGTCAGTTTCCGTCCCTGCTGACGGGGAAAAAAGATTAACGAGGCAGCTAACGagatcagagagagagagtgaccaCAGATCAAAGAGACTAGCGGCAAATAGGCATGCTAATGGAACCAATTTTCATTCCAAAATGACATTTCCTGGTCTTTTGCCAGCATAGAAACATATTGAGGGTGACAATGACAATTGCTGGCTATTTTAAGGAGCTTATTTGCAAAGCATGCATTTTTGTGGGCTTTAAATGACTAAACAAATGAATGTCTTTAAGAGGCAGTCAGGTGATTACCCATTACCTGCCTAAAACTTCATACATGCTCAACAGATAAATTAAACCTTTGTCTCCATATGCTCTGCTGTTTCTTTGAGATGAGCAAAGGCATTGAGTGGTTTCTCTTGATCTTTAAACAATTTTTCAGTCTGAATCTTTGCTCCCTTTGCTTACCTCTTCCGTGTGATTTCCTCCAAAAACAGAGCGTTCACCCCACAGGCCGATCCTGCAGGCAGGTTTGCCAGCCAACACCACAGCAGTGGTAGGCAGTGATGTCCAGTTCCACTGCAAGGTCTACAGTGACGCCCAACCTCACATTCAGTGGCTCAAGCACATCGAAAGGAACGGCAGACGCTATGGTCCTGACGGGACCCCCTACGTTCAGATCCTCAAGGTTGGTAATACAACGAGATGCCGTCCTTTCACGTTTTGTTAACAGCAACTCCTCTGGTAGCTTACAAACCTACCTGCTTCCTAGCTCTCTTCATATGTCCCATCGTTGCATTTTGTGTCATGCAGACTGGCAGTCTGAACATGTCCGAGGTGGAGGTCCTCTACCTGTCCAATGTTACCATGGAGGATGCTGGAGAGTACACCTGTCTGGCTGGAAATTCAATTGGCTATGCCCACCAGTCTGCCTGGCTCATTGTCATTTCAGGTAAGAACGAAGCAACGTAACTATATAAAAAAGTCACTCTACACTACTTTGCATGgtcttttcaaaatattttagCATTGCTTTGGTCAGCTAATCATTGATATATAACACTTTTGCCATCAAATACTCCACAAACCTTCAACTAATCATTTCTTGTTTTGAGTTCCCTCTTCTattggattacattttttttctctaacttTTCGTCTTGTACCTGCAGAGGAAGAAGCAGCAGATGCTATGGAAACAATGGAGACCAAATATAGCGACATAATTATCTATGCTTGTGGATTCCTGGCTCTGATCATGGCCATTGTCATCGTGGTGTTGTGCCGAATGCAGGTCAACCCCAGAAGGGAGCCATTTGATGCACTCCCAGTGCAGAAGCTTTCCAAGTTCCCTCTTCGCAGACAGGTACGTCTCATAACCTGCTATGACACAATGGATGATCCAACCGCATCTGAAGGCAAACCTCTTAAAACCTGACATCTTTATCTCTTTCTTCAGTACTCAGTGGAGTCCAACTCGTCAGGGAAGTCCAGCGCATCTCTGATGAGGGTGGCTCGCCTCTCTTCCAGCTGTTCACCAATGTTGGCTGGAGTCATGGAGTTTGAGTTGCCCTATGACCCAGACTGGGAGTTCCCCAGGGAGAAGTAAGTCATCTGTCATTATTTATAGAGATGTAGATGATAATCAATCACAAATGCTTtgtatcatatatatatatatatatatatatatatatatatatatatatatatatatatatatatatatatatatatatatatatatatatatatatttatttatttatttatttattttttaaataatctgaaCTGTTAAGTCTCAACAACATCTAAagcgtctgctccttgctaaaAGTATTTCTTCACTGAGTTTAGTTTGGCTGCCGGGATCTGTACTCATTTAAACATTGTAGCGCTCGCATCATGTGTgaaccaaaaaagaaacaagcccGCAAGCCATTTTTGGCTCCATCAAACCTATAGTTTAAGAAACCGGAGCTTCAAATTATGGATTTGTACAGTTTTCTTTTGGACATACTTATTTTCACTAAGACTCCCTTTCTCTTTCTAGTCTAACATTGGGTAAACCTCTAGGAGAAGGCTGCTTTGGTCAGGTGGTCAGAGCTGAAGCCTACGGCATCAACAAGGACTGTCCAGAACAAGCCACTACTGTAGCAGTCAAGATGCTCAAAGGTAAGAAAGGAATACTACCAACGAAATAATTCCTGAGATTAACTTGGCAGATCTTCCTTAAAACAGCATGTCAACTAAATAAAACTACATGTCTCTCTCAGATGACGCCACAGACAAAGATCTGGCAGACCTCATCTCAGAGATGGAGCTGATGAAGGTGATGGACAAGCACAAGAACATTATCAACCTGCTGGGAGTCTGTACACAGGATGGTGAGTGTCTAACCTTTATTTTGGATAAGAACCAACACATTTCCTCATTTTCCTCCCAAGTCATTTTGTTATCATTAATCTAATGAAGGTCTGCCTGATTTAGGGATTGTTTCAGCTGTGGTGGTTGCAGCCCTTCATCCTGTTTTTGCTTGCCCCCACCCAGGCCCTCTGTATGTGCTGGTGGAGTATGCTTCCAAAGGAAGTCTGAGGGAGTACCTGCGAGCCCGACGACCTCCAGGCATGGATTACACCTTTGATGTGACTAAGGTGCCTGAAGAGCAGCTCACCTTTAAAGACCTGCTGTCCTGTGCCTACCAGGTGGCTAGAGGGATGGAGTACCTGGCCTCTAAAAGAGTAAGCTCTCTATAAAGAGTTGAAATGTACTAGAAGTAGTAACTGTAGCTCATTTATTTTGTAGTTCTGGATTTTTTCCCAACTTTTCAGTAATATTTCTACTGGCTGTTTGTTTAGGTTTCTAAAAAAAATTGGTTCACCTTAAAGTAGAAACTTTCGTGACACTAACCAGATTAGTATCGCCAGTACAGCAACAGTAGGAACGCAAAGTGACAATTTGCAAAGATATGCTAATACAGACATATTAgttaaacaaaacaagcagTCATAATCCGGGAGAAAACAGACTTCCCTCAAAATGTGATTGAGAATCCAGTTTAGCTGTACTGGAACATCTTTTTTTATGAGACAGGGCCAACTGATGTGTATCCATATTGATCCATCAATCCATCTATTTTCCCTAACCCCTGATAACCTGGACAGGTTGCCTGTCTATTGGAGTGTGTCTGAATCCCCACAGAGTAATGCAGACATAAAATGAGGGCAGGACTAAACTTCTTTAGGTCTTCAGAGTTATATATGCCCCAAAGAGGCTGTAATATAAGAAATGTGGTTTTGATTGAAATGAtcaggttccttcatgtaattcATCGTATTTTGGGACTTGGCCTTCAAATTGATTAGTCTGGTTGAGACTCTGGATGGAGGCACCAGCTGTTCTTCCTCTCTTTGTCCTTCCTGTCGGTTCTCCTTTTTCTACCCCCATCCACATGTCTCTTTTCCTTTCAATTTCCCAGCATACACCATGTTTGCGTGCTTCTTATCAACACGTCTCCTTGTCTGCCAGTCTCTTTCCCAGACAGGCATTCCTCAGCAGAGAGCTGCTGCAGCTTCAGTCCTGTTTACTCttctccatccatctgtccgtcCCTTCATTGCATGGCTTTGTCCTTTTTAGCGCTGCCATAAATCTGTTAGCAAACAGGCCGGCAGAGCCTTCGTCTGGGTGTAGGCATCAGGTTTCTGGCTATAAGGCCTCCGAAGAATGCAGGAGCCTGAATCTAACCCTCCATTATGGGGAGACCCACAAACCAAGACTGGCTCATTTCGCACGTCCCCACAAATCCCACGTCTATTtcaaatgaaaaccaaaataaacttAATGACATCCATTCAATGTGGGCAAacactgctttcttttttcctccaaaagggttgtttttcttaaaactCCAGGATTTCTATATAAAGACATTATATTTTTGTGGACCTCACCAAACTGAGGCACCGTGTGTTGATTTTAGGCTCCCGCGTCTTTTAACTTTTTGGGAaatctgcagtcagtcatttttACCTCCCCTACCTCAGCATTTTCAGACAGGGAAATGTCACGCCACAAATCTGAGAGCTTGCCATGCATTGAGAGAATTAAGTTGCACAGTTAtctaaaaatcaaaagaaacatGCAATATATTTAGAAACTATATATAttgcatgtttctttttttttccaaaattttttaaatctgtttatttaatctggagACTTAACAGCTCCTGTTGGGAATTTTTCATCCCCCTCTATTCTCTTTGCAGTGCATCCACAGAGATTTGGCAGCCAGGAATGTGCTGGTGACCGAGGACAATGTGATGAAGATTGCTGACTTTGGCCTGGCCAGAGGAGTCCACCAGATTGACTACTACAAGAAAACCACCAATGTGAGTAACATTCCTAAggagcatatttttttttaggaatttgCGCCTCTAACACCCAGACTAGGGTGCAGCCAAGCTGTCgttattcttttaatttttgcaGCATAGCTAGCTAAAATATTTACATCTCAAAGCAAGTTTCAGAGGAAAAATACTATTTTTAAGTGCTTCAATCTAATGTCTTTTTGCTCAGAAATACTATTGCAGTATTGTTAGTAATTAGTTTGTACAACCCTTTCCCGTTAGTACTGTCAAtgcataaaaaatgtttaaaggtTAAAATGTAGGTACATATATATCTACGGCTGCTTATAAACCTATCTGCCCCTTAGTTCTTTTATTACTGACTGGTTTCCTTTACAGTTTTAATACTCCTGAAACCAGATGTTTGATGTTTTCCTCTGACTGGCAGCAGGCTTAATGGGACTTAATTAGAAAAGAGTCGATGAAGAGCGAGTAGGGGAAAGATCATATGGGAGACATGCAAGAGCATG is a window encoding:
- the fgfr4 gene encoding fibroblast growth factor receptor 4, with the protein product MMRVCLFCILLLCLVVRVTARTTDGLRIKDLRVTMPLIVPGYPENTTAVVGGQAKLMCKVHRPGSIKVQWLKVNVSEPGQNQGGPPGLRALTALQNISSKVNTLNLSNITLEDAGEYICMAENTHAGQTVQAMQSAWLEVLPGIIISQTEDLPATKIPSDVLEDLSEDTTEHLLLEPGNVLKLRCDMSTRPGMAVNWYKEGARVLPTPRIQMRGAIMEITDVTYEDSGVYVCVLRGSKEPVRNFTITVADSLGSGDDDEDNDLEDSSAEIENDQVYFYRGPYWTHPQRMEKKLYAVPAGNTVKFRCPAMGSPMPSIRWLKNGREFRGEHRIGGIKLRHQHWSLVMESVVPSDRGNYTCVVENKYGSISHSYVLDVLERSPHRPILQAGLPANTTAVVGSDVQFHCKVYSDAQPHIQWLKHIERNGRRYGPDGTPYVQILKTGSLNMSEVEVLYLSNVTMEDAGEYTCLAGNSIGYAHQSAWLIVISEEEAADAMETMETKYSDIIIYACGFLALIMAIVIVVLCRMQVNPRREPFDALPVQKLSKFPLRRQYSVESNSSGKSSASLMRVARLSSSCSPMLAGVMEFELPYDPDWEFPRENLTLGKPLGEGCFGQVVRAEAYGINKDCPEQATTVAVKMLKDDATDKDLADLISEMELMKVMDKHKNIINLLGVCTQDGPLYVLVEYASKGSLREYLRARRPPGMDYTFDVTKVPEEQLTFKDLLSCAYQVARGMEYLASKRCIHRDLAARNVLVTEDNVMKIADFGLARGVHQIDYYKKTTNGRLPVKWMAPEALFDRVYTHQSDVWSFGVLMWEIFTLGGSPYPGIPVEELFKLLKEGHRMDKPSNCTHELYMMMRECWHAVPTQRPTFKQLVEELDRVLLSISDEYLDLSTPFEQYSPSCEDTSSSCSSDNDSVFTHDALSTDPCLLGYQDVHSRIDMKTALR